The proteins below come from a single Isoptericola dokdonensis DS-3 genomic window:
- a CDS encoding aldehyde dehydrogenase (NADP(+)) — protein sequence MTPTAVLTGHSIVAGAPLEGTAGTVVGRDPATGEELAPAYSLLDPDQVTVATAAALEAFDSFSTLAPEPHAQFLERVADNVEAVGDAVVDRAMRETGLPEARLRGELARTTGQLRLFAAVVRQGGHHGVRIDPAQPDRTPLPRVDIRQRKIPVGPVAVFGASNFPLAFSTAGGDTASALAAGCPVVVKAHSAHLGTGELVGRAVADAVEESGLHPGVFSLVHGPGTAVGRALVTDPVIQAVGFTGSRSGGLALVAAAASRPVPIPVYAEMSSVNPVVVLPGAVKDDVDGLAQAYLTSVTGSSGQLCTAPGVVLVPRGDDGDAFVDAVGRAAAATTGQTMLTAGIAAAWHQGVDELAGQDGVERVGAGTPGAGENAPAPQVFIADVATFLANPVLEQEIFGAASLVVRYADDDELLAAVGRLEGQLTATLHLTAADTASARRLLPVLERKVGRILVNGWPTGVEVGHAMVHGGPFPATSDGRSTSVGTLAIERFLRPVAYQNLPEELLPAPLRTDNPWHLDRLVDGRVELGGGAA from the coding sequence ATGACCCCCACCGCCGTGCTCACCGGCCACTCGATCGTCGCGGGCGCCCCGCTGGAGGGGACCGCCGGCACCGTCGTCGGCCGCGACCCCGCCACCGGCGAGGAGCTCGCCCCCGCCTACTCCCTGCTCGACCCCGACCAGGTCACGGTCGCCACGGCCGCCGCGCTGGAGGCCTTCGACTCGTTCTCCACCCTCGCGCCGGAGCCGCACGCACAGTTCCTGGAGCGCGTCGCCGACAACGTCGAGGCCGTCGGGGACGCCGTCGTCGACCGCGCGATGCGGGAGACCGGCCTGCCCGAGGCGCGGCTGCGCGGCGAGCTGGCCCGCACCACCGGCCAGCTCCGCCTGTTCGCCGCCGTGGTGCGCCAGGGCGGCCACCACGGCGTGCGCATCGACCCCGCGCAGCCCGACCGCACCCCGCTGCCCCGCGTCGACATCCGGCAGCGCAAGATCCCCGTCGGGCCCGTCGCCGTGTTCGGCGCCAGCAACTTCCCGCTCGCGTTCTCCACCGCCGGGGGCGACACCGCCTCGGCGCTCGCGGCGGGCTGCCCCGTCGTCGTCAAGGCGCACTCCGCACACCTCGGCACCGGCGAGCTCGTCGGCCGCGCCGTCGCGGACGCCGTCGAGGAGTCGGGCCTGCACCCGGGCGTCTTCTCCCTCGTGCACGGGCCCGGTACCGCGGTGGGCCGCGCCCTGGTCACCGACCCGGTGATCCAGGCCGTCGGGTTCACCGGCTCGCGCAGCGGCGGCCTGGCGCTCGTGGCCGCGGCCGCGTCCCGGCCGGTGCCGATCCCCGTCTACGCCGAGATGAGCTCGGTCAACCCCGTCGTCGTGCTGCCGGGCGCGGTGAAGGACGACGTCGACGGCCTCGCCCAGGCGTACCTGACGTCGGTCACCGGGTCGTCGGGCCAGCTCTGCACCGCCCCCGGCGTGGTGCTGGTGCCGCGCGGCGACGACGGCGACGCGTTCGTCGACGCCGTCGGCCGTGCCGCGGCGGCCACCACCGGGCAGACCATGCTCACCGCCGGCATCGCCGCGGCCTGGCACCAGGGCGTCGACGAGCTGGCCGGGCAGGACGGCGTGGAGCGCGTCGGCGCGGGGACGCCGGGAGCCGGGGAGAACGCCCCGGCTCCGCAGGTCTTCATCGCGGACGTCGCGACGTTCCTCGCCAACCCGGTGCTGGAGCAGGAGATCTTCGGCGCCGCCTCGCTGGTCGTGCGGTACGCCGACGACGACGAGCTGCTCGCCGCCGTCGGCCGCCTGGAGGGCCAGCTCACCGCGACGCTCCACCTGACCGCCGCCGACACCGCCTCCGCGCGCCGGCTGCTGCCCGTGCTGGAGCGCAAGGTCGGGCGGATCCTCGTCAACGGCTGGCCGACCGGCGTCGAGGTGGGGCACGCGATGGTGCACGGCGGACCGTTCCCCGCGACGTCCGACGGGCGCTCCACCTCCGTCGGGACGTTGGCGATCGAGCGCTTCCTGCGTCCCGTCGCCTACCAGAACCTGCCCGAGGAGCTGCTGCCCGCACCCCTG
- the kdgD gene encoding 5-dehydro-4-deoxyglucarate dehydratase, with protein sequence MATYSPADLARTLKDGLLSFPVTPFTADGDVDEARYREHIDWQTSFDVGGLFAAGGTGEGFSLTPTEAARVFRLAVESAQGRTPVLGSAGGNTAQAVENARAAEAAGAEGVLLLPPYLTECDQQGLLEHASAVCAATGTGVIVYNRANAIYSAETVARLADRHPNFIGFKDAVGDIEHLTRVYARNGDRLFYLGGLPTAETYALPLLQLGMSTYSSAMYNFVPEFALAFYRDVRAQDRDAVTEKLNRFVLPYLDIRDRAKGYGVSIVKGGLRAVGRDLGGVRPPLQDLTAADVDDLRALVDAAGVRPTESALTR encoded by the coding sequence GTGGCCACGTACTCACCCGCGGACCTTGCCCGAACGCTCAAGGACGGCCTGCTGTCGTTCCCCGTCACCCCGTTCACCGCCGACGGCGACGTGGACGAGGCGCGGTACCGCGAGCACATCGACTGGCAGACCAGCTTCGACGTCGGCGGGCTGTTCGCCGCGGGCGGGACGGGCGAGGGCTTCAGCCTCACGCCGACTGAGGCCGCCCGTGTGTTCCGGCTGGCCGTGGAGTCCGCCCAGGGCCGCACCCCCGTGCTCGGCAGCGCCGGCGGCAACACCGCGCAGGCCGTCGAGAACGCCCGCGCCGCCGAGGCCGCCGGGGCCGAGGGCGTGCTGCTCCTGCCGCCCTACCTCACCGAGTGCGACCAGCAGGGCCTGCTCGAGCACGCCTCCGCGGTCTGCGCCGCCACCGGCACCGGCGTCATCGTCTACAACCGGGCCAACGCGATCTACTCCGCCGAGACCGTCGCACGGCTCGCCGACCGGCACCCCAACTTCATCGGCTTCAAGGACGCCGTCGGCGACATCGAGCACCTCACCCGGGTCTACGCCCGCAACGGCGACCGGCTCTTCTACCTCGGCGGCCTGCCCACCGCGGAGACCTACGCCCTGCCGCTGCTCCAGCTCGGCATGAGCACCTACTCCTCGGCGATGTACAACTTCGTGCCCGAGTTCGCCCTCGCGTTCTACCGCGACGTCCGTGCGCAGGACCGCGACGCCGTCACCGAGAAGCTCAACAGGTTCGTGCTGCCGTACCTCGACATCCGGGACCGTGCGAAGGGCTACGGGGTGTCGATCGTCAAGGGCGGCCTGCGCGCCGTCGGCCGCGACCTGGGCGGCGTCCGCCCGCCCCTGCAGGACCTCACGGCCGCCGACGTCGACGACCTGCGGGCGCTCGTCGACGCCGCGGGCGTCCGCCCCACCGAGTCCGCCCTCACCCGCTGA
- a CDS encoding LysR family transcriptional regulator — translation MYTLDQVRCFVAVAEELHFGRAAERLSMTQPPLSRQVQKLERAVGVALLDRDNRHVELTSAGTVFLAEARRLLTAADAAPALARRIAAGRAGVLRLGFTAATGFSLLGTLMQTISEVMPAVDLDLQELVTIEQIEAIRRGELDLALGRPPFDDELFDSRLLLSEDLVLVVPESHPLATSYAVRAADLRDLPIIGHHPTKARYFYDMVVRYVDLSHADVVHVVSQILTMCSLVGAGRGVAFVPESARLLGLPGVRFLELADVPHGVVELHAIWDRTSKNPALHQLLHHLRSDQD, via the coding sequence ATGTACACCCTCGACCAGGTCCGCTGCTTCGTGGCGGTCGCGGAGGAGCTGCACTTCGGGCGCGCGGCGGAACGCCTGAGCATGACGCAGCCGCCGCTGAGCCGGCAGGTGCAGAAGCTGGAGCGTGCCGTCGGCGTCGCGCTCCTCGACCGCGACAACCGGCACGTCGAGCTCACCAGCGCCGGCACGGTGTTCCTCGCCGAGGCGCGTCGGCTGCTCACCGCCGCGGACGCCGCACCGGCCCTCGCCCGCCGGATCGCGGCCGGCCGTGCGGGCGTCCTGCGGCTCGGCTTCACCGCCGCCACCGGGTTCAGCCTGCTCGGCACGCTGATGCAGACCATCTCCGAGGTCATGCCCGCCGTCGACCTCGACCTCCAGGAGCTCGTCACGATCGAGCAGATCGAGGCGATCCGGCGCGGCGAGCTCGACCTCGCGCTCGGGCGGCCACCCTTCGACGACGAGCTGTTCGACTCCCGGCTGCTGCTGTCCGAGGACCTCGTGCTCGTCGTGCCGGAGTCGCACCCGCTCGCCACGTCGTACGCGGTGCGCGCCGCGGACCTGCGCGACCTGCCGATCATCGGCCACCACCCGACGAAGGCGCGCTACTTCTACGACATGGTCGTGCGGTACGTGGACCTGTCGCACGCGGACGTCGTGCACGTCGTGAGCCAGATCCTCACGATGTGCTCGCTGGTCGGGGCGGGCCGTGGGGTGGCGTTCGTGCCCGAGTCGGCGCGGCTGCTCGGCCTTCCCGGGGTGCGGTTCCTCGAGCTGGCGGACGTGCCGCACGGCGTGGTGGAGCTGCACGCCATCTGGGACCGGACGTCGAAGAACCCTGCGCTGCACCAGCTGCTGCACCACCTGCGCTCCGACCAGGACTAG
- a CDS encoding tripartite tricarboxylate transporter substrate binding protein, translating to MTPARRTLTGAAAAATVLALAACGGNVGGGSDAGSSAAYPSGPVTLTVGQDAGGSTDLIARAVADGMADDLGVAVPVVNRAGANGAVATQEVAAKPANGQDLVLLNASLITITPLAVSEDEAVSLDELDVIKGLSQDDYVLVASKESGFQTLDDLEAASGDLTYGTTGVGTGSQLAQALLFAQAEIEGQDIPFDSGSPALTAVVGDQVQVATIQLGEAKPQIDAGNVVPLLAFSQERNQFLPDVPTAAEEGYDVPVAQYRALAAPKGLPDDVKARLVESVDAAIATDTYQQFNENQLLTPHEISGDEVVTEWTELADRYEELTEEYGISLTE from the coding sequence ATGACACCCGCACGCCGGACCCTCACCGGGGCCGCCGCCGCCGCCACCGTCCTCGCCCTCGCCGCCTGCGGCGGCAACGTCGGGGGCGGCTCCGACGCCGGGTCGTCGGCCGCCTATCCGTCCGGCCCCGTCACCCTCACCGTCGGTCAGGACGCCGGCGGCTCCACCGACCTCATCGCACGCGCCGTCGCCGACGGCATGGCGGACGACCTCGGTGTCGCGGTCCCCGTCGTCAACCGCGCCGGGGCCAACGGCGCCGTCGCCACCCAGGAGGTCGCGGCCAAGCCCGCGAACGGGCAGGACCTCGTCCTGCTCAACGCCTCCCTCATCACCATCACGCCTCTGGCCGTCTCCGAGGACGAGGCCGTCAGCCTCGACGAGCTCGACGTCATCAAGGGCCTGTCGCAGGACGACTACGTGCTGGTCGCCAGCAAGGAGTCCGGGTTCCAGACCCTCGACGACCTCGAGGCGGCCTCCGGCGACCTCACCTACGGCACCACCGGCGTCGGCACCGGCTCCCAGCTCGCCCAGGCGCTGCTGTTCGCGCAGGCGGAGATCGAGGGCCAGGACATCCCGTTCGACTCCGGCTCGCCCGCCCTCACCGCCGTCGTCGGCGACCAGGTCCAGGTCGCGACCATCCAGCTCGGCGAGGCCAAGCCGCAGATCGACGCCGGCAACGTCGTGCCGCTCCTCGCGTTCTCCCAGGAGCGCAACCAGTTCCTGCCCGACGTCCCGACCGCCGCGGAGGAGGGCTACGACGTCCCCGTCGCGCAGTACCGCGCCCTCGCCGCACCGAAGGGTCTGCCCGACGACGTCAAGGCCCGGCTCGTGGAGTCCGTGGACGCGGCGATCGCCACCGACACCTACCAGCAGTTCAACGAGAACCAGCTGCTGACCCCCCACGAGATCTCCGGCGACGAGGTGGTCACCGAATGGACCGAGCTGGCCGACAGGTACGAGGAGCTGACCGAGGAGTACGGCATCTCCCTCACGGAGTGA
- a CDS encoding tripartite tricarboxylate transporter TctB family protein, which produces MTTQHPETPTPREPAPTPPADDAASPADAPTLREVVTGATAESESEADEQLPPPAGGVANLAAALVTLGLGVLGVVVSVALGIGTPAQPGSGMWPLAVSVALVVLSLAQLVVGRAGGDGEKFTRHSWYPVVGLVTLLGMVALLPVVGFEIPSLLLCLVWTKFLGGETWRSAVLTSVVTTGALYAIFVGALGTNVPHLF; this is translated from the coding sequence ATGACGACCCAGCACCCCGAGACCCCGACGCCGCGCGAGCCCGCGCCGACGCCCCCGGCCGACGACGCTGCGTCGCCCGCGGACGCACCGACGCTGCGCGAGGTGGTCACCGGGGCCACCGCCGAGAGCGAGTCCGAGGCCGACGAGCAGCTCCCGCCGCCCGCCGGTGGCGTCGCGAACCTCGCCGCCGCCCTGGTCACCCTCGGGCTCGGGGTGCTGGGCGTCGTCGTCTCCGTCGCGCTGGGGATCGGCACCCCCGCCCAGCCGGGATCAGGCATGTGGCCGCTCGCGGTCAGCGTCGCGCTCGTCGTGCTGTCCCTCGCGCAGCTCGTCGTCGGCCGTGCGGGCGGCGACGGGGAGAAGTTCACACGGCACTCCTGGTACCCGGTCGTCGGGCTGGTCACGCTGCTCGGCATGGTGGCCCTGCTGCCCGTCGTCGGGTTCGAGATCCCGTCCCTGCTGCTCTGCCTCGTGTGGACGAAGTTCCTCGGCGGGGAGACCTGGCGGTCCGCCGTCCTCACGTCCGTCGTCACGACCGGGGCGCTCTACGCGATCTTCGTCGGGGCGCTCGGCACCAACGTCCCCCACCTGTTCTGA
- a CDS encoding tripartite tricarboxylate transporter permease produces the protein MDNLQNVVAGFEVVLEPTNLLYCLLGVVIGMLVGVLPGLGPAATIAILLPLTYGIEPVTAIIMLAGIFYGAQYGGTITSVLLRLPGEASSVVTVLDGHALARQGKAGTALGIAAIGSFVGGTIAIVGLTFLAPLVAGFALDFGPPEYAALALLGILLVATIASGARVKALIAAVVGLLLATVGRDAFTGVERFTFGNLDLADGIDFVPVAMGLFGLGEILYNLEERHRAVHAPRKVTNVWPSRQDLRQSSGAVGRGSVLGFFLGVLPGGGATIASMAAYATEKRRAKDPSRFGKGAIEGVAGPETANNAAATSSFIPLLTLGIPANATMALMFGALLIQGVTPGPQLVDQDPELFWGVVNSMYIGNVLLLIMSIPLVGIFVRILRVRPAILAPVTALITLLGAYTINNSVFDVLLVVLFGAVGYLMKKFGFEPGPLVLAFVLGSLLEESVRRSLLLFGGDPTGFLTRPISAVLLALFVVVAVWPIIRSTRRRRSAAQDTIDREGASV, from the coding sequence GTGGACAACCTGCAGAACGTCGTCGCCGGGTTCGAGGTCGTGCTCGAGCCGACCAACCTCCTGTACTGCCTCCTCGGGGTCGTCATCGGGATGCTGGTCGGCGTGCTGCCCGGCCTCGGACCGGCGGCCACGATCGCCATCCTGCTGCCCCTCACCTACGGCATCGAGCCGGTCACCGCCATCATCATGCTCGCCGGGATCTTCTACGGCGCCCAGTACGGCGGCACCATCACGTCCGTGCTGCTCCGGCTGCCCGGTGAGGCCAGCTCGGTCGTCACCGTGCTCGACGGCCACGCCCTGGCACGTCAGGGCAAGGCCGGGACCGCGCTCGGCATCGCCGCGATCGGCTCGTTCGTCGGCGGCACCATCGCCATCGTCGGCCTGACCTTCCTCGCGCCGCTCGTCGCCGGCTTCGCCCTCGACTTCGGCCCGCCCGAGTACGCGGCGCTCGCCCTGCTCGGCATCCTGCTGGTGGCGACCATCGCCTCCGGCGCCCGTGTCAAGGCGCTCATCGCCGCCGTCGTCGGGCTGCTCCTGGCCACCGTCGGGCGCGACGCCTTCACCGGCGTCGAGCGGTTCACGTTCGGCAACCTCGACCTGGCCGACGGCATCGACTTCGTCCCCGTCGCGATGGGCCTGTTCGGGCTCGGCGAGATCCTCTACAACCTGGAGGAGCGCCACCGCGCCGTGCACGCGCCCCGCAAGGTGACGAACGTGTGGCCGTCACGTCAGGACCTGCGCCAGTCGTCCGGCGCCGTGGGCCGCGGCTCCGTCCTCGGGTTCTTCCTCGGCGTCCTGCCCGGAGGTGGCGCCACGATCGCGTCGATGGCCGCCTACGCGACGGAGAAGCGCCGCGCCAAGGACCCGTCCCGGTTCGGCAAGGGCGCGATCGAGGGCGTCGCCGGGCCGGAGACCGCGAACAACGCCGCCGCGACCAGCTCGTTCATCCCGCTGCTGACGCTCGGCATCCCCGCCAACGCCACCATGGCCCTCATGTTCGGCGCGCTGCTCATCCAGGGCGTCACCCCCGGCCCGCAGCTCGTCGACCAGGACCCGGAGCTCTTCTGGGGCGTCGTCAACTCGATGTACATCGGGAACGTGCTGCTCCTGATCATGTCGATCCCGCTGGTGGGGATCTTCGTGCGGATCCTGCGGGTGCGGCCCGCGATCCTCGCGCCCGTCACGGCCCTCATCACGCTGCTCGGCGCGTACACGATCAACAACTCCGTGTTCGACGTCCTGCTGGTCGTCCTGTTCGGCGCCGTCGGCTACCTCATGAAGAAGTTCGGCTTCGAGCCCGGACCCCTCGTCCTGGCCTTCGTCCTGGGCTCCCTGCTCGAGGAGAGCGTGCGCCGCTCGCTGCTGCTGTTCGGCGGCGACCCCACCGGGTTCCTGACCCGCCCGATCTCGGCCGTCCTGCTGGCGCTGTTCGTCGTCGTCGCCGTCTGGCCGATCATCCGTTCCACCCGCCGGCGCCGCAGCGCCGCGCAGGACACCATCGACCGCGAAGGAGCATCCGTATGA
- a CDS encoding universal stress protein produces the protein MSIVVGYVPTAVGEAATTAAIAEARLRGEELLVLNSAREGSLVESTVASDDDLSRVLADAAAAGVVARVVRGTHRDDFSEEILELAAAHDASLIVIGLRRRSPVGKFIMGSVAQRILLQAEHPVLAVKPRA, from the coding sequence ATGAGCATCGTCGTGGGGTACGTCCCGACAGCCGTGGGCGAGGCGGCGACCACGGCGGCCATCGCCGAGGCCCGCCTGCGCGGCGAGGAGCTCCTGGTCCTCAACTCGGCGCGGGAGGGCTCGCTCGTCGAGTCGACCGTCGCCAGCGACGACGACCTCTCCCGCGTCCTGGCCGACGCCGCGGCCGCGGGCGTCGTCGCGCGGGTCGTGCGCGGCACGCACCGCGACGACTTCAGCGAGGAGATCCTCGAGCTGGCCGCCGCGCACGACGCCAGCCTGATCGTCATCGGGCTGCGTCGGCGCAGCCCGGTCGGCAAGTTCATCATGGGGTCTGTCGCGCAGCGGATCCTGCTCCAGGCCGAGCACCCCGTGCTGGCGGTCAAGCCACGCGCCTGA
- a CDS encoding FadR/GntR family transcriptional regulator: MPPTLSSALVATLRAQIVDGVIAPGEKLPSEPRLAAEHGVSRTVVREAVARLNNEGLVHTRRGSGSYALTPPADDAGAAPLARTVEDRLALLDYRLGLETQTAALAAERRTPAQLAALTARLDDLRTAYDHPSTAMQHDFGFHRLVAEASHNRYLLDAVDRLGPQMIAMPRGRLDPPEGDRFVTVVQEHRAVLDALTGQDPLAAAAAMRVHLAASRRRLLAETGQAR; the protein is encoded by the coding sequence ATGCCACCGACCCTGAGCAGCGCCCTGGTCGCCACGCTCCGCGCGCAGATCGTCGACGGGGTGATCGCTCCGGGCGAGAAGCTGCCCAGCGAGCCGCGCCTCGCCGCCGAGCACGGCGTGAGCCGCACGGTCGTGCGCGAGGCCGTCGCCCGCCTCAACAACGAGGGTCTCGTCCACACCCGGCGGGGCAGCGGCTCGTACGCGCTGACGCCGCCGGCCGACGACGCCGGTGCCGCCCCTCTCGCCCGCACCGTCGAGGACCGCCTCGCGCTCCTCGACTACCGCCTGGGCCTCGAGACGCAGACGGCAGCACTCGCGGCGGAGCGTCGCACCCCGGCGCAGCTCGCCGCGCTGACGGCCCGCCTCGACGACCTGCGCACGGCGTACGACCACCCCTCCACCGCCATGCAGCACGACTTCGGGTTCCACCGGCTCGTCGCGGAGGCCTCGCACAACCGGTACCTGCTGGACGCCGTCGACCGGCTCGGTCCGCAGATGATCGCCATGCCGCGCGGCCGGCTCGATCCTCCCGAGGGCGACCGCTTCGTCACGGTCGTGCAGGAGCACCGCGCGGTGCTGGACGCCCTGACGGGCCAGGACCCGCTCGCCGCCGCGGCGGCGATGCGGGTCCACCTGGCCGCCTCGCGGCGGCGTCTCCTCGCGGAGACCGGGCAGGCGCGCTGA
- a CDS encoding L-talarate/galactarate dehydratase, producing MPYRPDAVRSVELSTLTLPLATAISDAKVFTGRQKPMTEVVFLVAEITTEQGHTGLGFSYSKRAGGPAQYAHAQEVASAAIGEDPNDIAKLYTRLLWAGASVGRSGVATQALAAIDIALYDLKAKRADLPLAKLLGAHRDSVRTYNTSGGFLNASIGEVKDRATRSIEEGIGGIKIKVGLPDNRTDLARVEAVREHIGPDVPLMVDANQQWDRTTALRMGRRLEPYDLVWIEEPLDAYDAEGHAALAAALDTPIATGEMLASVAEHERLIATRACDIIQPDAPRVGGITQFLRLLTLADQAGLDLAPHFAMEIHLHLAATYPREPWVEHFDWLDPLFEERLETKDGRMLVPDRPGLGVTLTDQARAWTTDSVLVGTR from the coding sequence ATGCCGTACCGACCCGATGCCGTCCGGAGCGTGGAGCTCTCCACCCTCACCCTCCCGCTGGCCACGGCGATCTCCGACGCGAAGGTCTTCACCGGCCGCCAGAAGCCGATGACCGAGGTGGTGTTCCTCGTCGCCGAGATCACCACCGAGCAGGGTCACACCGGCCTCGGCTTCTCGTACTCCAAGCGGGCGGGCGGGCCCGCCCAGTACGCGCACGCCCAGGAGGTCGCCTCCGCCGCGATCGGCGAGGACCCGAACGACATCGCGAAGCTCTACACCAGGCTGCTCTGGGCGGGAGCCTCCGTCGGCCGGTCCGGCGTCGCCACCCAGGCGCTCGCGGCGATCGACATCGCGCTGTACGACCTCAAGGCCAAGCGGGCGGACCTGCCGCTGGCCAAGCTGCTCGGTGCCCACCGCGACTCCGTGCGCACCTACAACACGTCCGGCGGGTTCCTCAACGCGAGCATCGGCGAGGTCAAGGACCGCGCCACCCGCTCGATCGAGGAGGGCATCGGTGGCATCAAGATCAAGGTCGGCCTGCCCGACAACCGCACCGATCTCGCGCGCGTCGAGGCCGTACGAGAGCACATCGGGCCCGACGTCCCCCTCATGGTCGACGCGAACCAGCAGTGGGACCGCACCACCGCCCTGCGCATGGGCCGCCGCCTGGAGCCGTACGACCTGGTGTGGATCGAGGAGCCGCTCGACGCCTACGACGCCGAGGGTCACGCCGCGCTCGCCGCGGCCCTGGACACGCCGATCGCGACGGGCGAGATGCTCGCGTCCGTGGCCGAGCACGAGCGCCTCATCGCGACCCGGGCGTGCGACATCATCCAGCCCGACGCCCCCCGCGTCGGCGGGATCACCCAGTTCCTGCGGCTCCTGACCCTCGCCGACCAGGCGGGCCTCGACCTGGCACCGCACTTCGCCATGGAGATTCACCTGCACCTCGCGGCCACCTACCCCCGCGAGCCGTGGGTCGAGCACTTCGACTGGCTCGACCCGCTCTTCGAGGAGCGCCTGGAGACGAAGGACGGCCGGATGCTCGTCCCGGACCGCCCTGGGCTCGGCGTCACCCTCACCGACCAGGCGCGGGCCTGGACCACGGACAGCGTGCTCGTCGGCACGCGATGA
- a CDS encoding urea amidolyase associated protein UAAP1, protein MTQQAEAPVGTGTTAGARAHARAQEGTVVADAPAVPATTWPRPPAHVDPGRLVWAERVAGGGYAHRVLARGTTVRLTDVAGDACAHVLLFHADAPWERLNVADTVKVQWQVYSGAGRLLLSDQARVLASVVEDTSGHHDTLYGTSTQARNEQRYGDGSPEGPSPAGRELFVLGAAKHGLGRRDVPPSVSFFQGVRVDDAGRPRFEGSAGPGASVTLRTEMPVVLLIANAAHPLDPRETYTSTPLEIVAWRDRPTAPEDDLWTATPEGRRAFENTHDHLKGRGLA, encoded by the coding sequence ATGACGCAGCAGGCCGAAGCCCCGGTCGGCACCGGCACCACCGCCGGCGCCCGGGCGCACGCCAGGGCGCAGGAGGGGACCGTCGTCGCGGACGCCCCCGCCGTCCCCGCCACCACCTGGCCCCGGCCGCCCGCCCACGTCGACCCCGGCCGCCTCGTCTGGGCCGAGCGCGTCGCGGGCGGCGGCTACGCGCACCGCGTGCTGGCCCGCGGCACCACCGTGCGGCTCACCGACGTCGCCGGCGACGCCTGCGCGCACGTCCTGCTCTTCCACGCCGACGCCCCGTGGGAGCGGCTCAACGTCGCCGACACCGTCAAGGTGCAGTGGCAGGTGTACTCGGGCGCCGGCCGGCTCCTGCTCAGCGACCAGGCCCGCGTGCTCGCGTCCGTCGTCGAGGACACCTCCGGCCACCACGACACCCTGTACGGGACCTCGACCCAGGCCCGCAACGAGCAGCGGTACGGCGACGGCTCCCCCGAGGGCCCCTCGCCCGCCGGTCGCGAGCTGTTCGTGCTGGGTGCCGCGAAGCACGGGCTCGGGCGGCGCGACGTCCCGCCGTCGGTGTCGTTCTTCCAGGGCGTGCGCGTCGACGACGCGGGCCGCCCCCGCTTCGAGGGCTCCGCCGGACCCGGCGCGTCGGTCACGCTGCGCACCGAGATGCCGGTCGTGCTGCTGATCGCCAACGCGGCGCACCCCCTCGACCCGCGCGAGACGTACACCTCGACGCCGCTGGAGATCGTCGCCTGGCGCGACCGCCCCACCGCGCCCGAGGACGACCTGTGGACGGCGACCCCCGAGGGCCGCCGCGCGTTCGAGAACACCCACGACCACCTGAAGGGACGGGGTCTGGCATGA
- a CDS encoding urea amidolyase associated protein UAAP2: MSILDGRTEIYRAIVAPRAPWSRVLRAGEVLTVVDLDGNQAVDFLAYDAHDTSRAYSAQATLQGQDSIFLTTGSVLRDNEYAPLLTVVADDVGRHDTLGGACSKESNMLRYGHHTWGQHACAENFLRELSRHGLGKRDHVPNVNWFMNVPVDPDGALGIVDGISSPGLSVSLRAEKDTLVVVSNCPQVNNPCNGFDPTRAEMVVTIDA; encoded by the coding sequence ATGAGCATCCTGGACGGACGGACCGAGATCTACCGCGCGATCGTCGCGCCCCGCGCCCCGTGGTCGCGGGTGCTGCGCGCGGGCGAGGTGCTGACCGTCGTCGACCTCGACGGCAACCAGGCGGTGGACTTCCTCGCCTACGACGCCCACGACACCTCCCGTGCCTACTCGGCGCAGGCGACCCTCCAGGGCCAGGACTCGATCTTCCTGACGACCGGCAGCGTGCTGCGCGACAACGAGTACGCGCCGCTGCTCACCGTGGTCGCGGACGACGTCGGCCGCCACGACACGCTCGGCGGGGCGTGCTCGAAGGAGTCGAACATGCTGCGCTACGGCCACCACACGTGGGGCCAGCACGCCTGCGCGGAGAACTTCCTGCGGGAGCTGAGCCGTCACGGCCTCGGCAAGCGCGACCACGTGCCGAACGTCAACTGGTTCATGAACGTGCCGGTGGACCCCGACGGCGCCCTCGGCATCGTCGACGGCATCTCCTCCCCCGGGCTCTCGGTGAGCCTGCGCGCCGAGAAGGACACCCTCGTCGTCGTCTCGAACTGCCCCCAGGTGAACAACCCGTGCAACGGGTTCGACCCGACCCGCGCCGAGATGGTGGTGACGATCGATGCCTGA